Within the Opitutaceae bacterium TAV5 genome, the region CACCTTTGGTGAAGACGGCCGGATGCAGCGCCTTCTCGACGCCGCCGGCATCACCTATGCCGGTTGCGACGCCGCCTCCAGCGCGCTGACCATGGACAAGTCGGCCACCAAAGCCGCCGCCGCCCGTGCCGGCGTCCAGGTCGCCCCCGAAGTCGTCTTCACCGCCGGCGCCCTCCCGTCCGCCGCCGACCTCGTCGCCGCTCTCGGCCCCCGCGTCGTCATCAAGCCCAACGCCGAAGGCAGCAGCGTCGGCCTCCACCTCGCCGACACCGAAGCCGAAATCGCCGCCGCCCTCGCCCAGGTGGCGCGGGCGTCCCGCCCGTTTCCGGAACATGGCGCCGGCGCTCCGCCCGCCGGCGGTGCCCCGCGCCACCTCGCCGCCTCCGCCTGGCTCGCCGAGCCTCGCCTCGTCGGCCGCGAACTTTCCATCGGCGTCCTCAACGGCCGCGCCCTCGGCGTCGTCGAAATCCGCCCCCGCTCCGGCGTCTATGACTACACCAGCAAATATACAAAAGGCCGCACCGAGTACCTCGCCCCCGCGCCGCTTCCCGAAGCCACGACCGCGCTCGTTCGCGCCGCCGCCGAAAGCGCCTTTGCG harbors:
- a CDS encoding D-alanine--D-alanine ligase, coding for MTPSAIRTPHSSFRVVVLAGGTSSEREVSLGSGRACALALANTFPTRLVEVSADALPPGLDPARDIVFSTLHGTFGEDGRMQRLLDAAGITYAGCDAASSALTMDKSATKAAAARAGVQVAPEVVFTAGALPSAADLVAALGPRVVIKPNAEGSSVGLHLADTEAEIAAALAQVARASRPFPEHGAGAPPAGGAPRHLAASAWLAEPRLVGRELSIGVLNGRALGVVEIRPRSGVYDYTSKYTKGRTEYLAPAPLPEATTALVRAAAESAFAACGCRDYARIDFILCEPDDDADAADVQGSGFRVQGSGNAAPANNPEPETLNPEPARSVSPGEQNVNNPLYLLEINTLPGMKETSLLPMSARCAGLDFTALVRELVRPAIRRFAP